Proteins encoded by one window of Synechococcales cyanobacterium T60_A2020_003:
- a CDS encoding GNAT family N-acetyltransferase: MDCRHIQFHVHDCHAPGHPPHVINLHELQALFQIAAFWAADRSVEDWAIALSNSKPIVSVWDGDRLIGFARATSDGIYRASIWDVVIHPDYQGAGLGRKLVETVLTHPHVTRVERVYLMTTHQQRFYERIGFEENTTTTMVLHNRKSDEFYTPIAIESSMSHD; the protein is encoded by the coding sequence ATGGATTGCCGTCATATTCAGTTTCATGTTCACGACTGTCATGCCCCTGGTCACCCGCCCCACGTGATCAATCTCCACGAACTGCAAGCCCTCTTCCAGATCGCCGCGTTTTGGGCCGCCGATCGCTCTGTAGAGGATTGGGCGATCGCTCTGTCTAATAGCAAGCCCATTGTTAGCGTGTGGGATGGCGATCGCCTGATTGGATTTGCGCGGGCAACGTCAGACGGTATCTATCGAGCCAGCATTTGGGATGTGGTGATCCACCCCGACTATCAAGGAGCAGGACTGGGGCGAAAACTGGTAGAAACGGTCTTAACCCATCCCCACGTGACTCGGGTGGAGCGTGTCTACCTGATGACAACCCATCAGCAGCGGTTTTATGAGCGGATTGGGTTTGAAGAAAACACAACAACGACGATGGTGCTCCACAATCGCAAAAGTGACGAATTTTATACGCCCATCGCGATCGAATCATCGATGTCGCACGATTGA
- a CDS encoding VOC family protein, with amino-acid sequence MDRPQAIFHLAFPITDVDQAKAFYADGLGCDVGRENAASVILNLCGHQLVGHVTQTPPEPQQGIYPRHFGLVFSEESDWETLLNRAMDKGLSFYQAPKRRFPGELLEHHTFFLVDPFQNLLEFKYYCHPEAIFGAANYAKIGDV; translated from the coding sequence ATGGATAGGCCCCAAGCTATTTTCCATCTCGCATTTCCGATTACAGATGTTGATCAAGCGAAGGCATTTTACGCCGATGGTCTTGGATGTGATGTGGGTCGTGAGAATGCGGCATCGGTCATTCTGAATTTGTGTGGGCATCAGTTAGTCGGCCATGTCACCCAAACACCTCCGGAACCGCAGCAGGGCATTTACCCACGCCACTTTGGTCTAGTCTTTTCGGAGGAATCAGACTGGGAAACATTGCTAAATCGAGCAATGGACAAGGGATTGTCGTTCTACCAAGCCCCTAAACGTCGATTTCCAGGAGAATTGTTAGAACACCACACCTTTTTTCTGGTGGATCCGTTCCAGAATCTACTAGAGTTCAAATACTACTGCCACCCCGAAGCCATCTTTGGGGCAGCAAATTATGCCAAGATTGGGGACGTGTAG